A stretch of DNA from Acidobacteriota bacterium:
AAAGGAGCGCTGGTCGGCGACCATGTACTCCTGCTCGGTGCGGCCCACGCTGGTGTACGGAATGAACGGCACCGGGTGCGCCGGGTCGCTCACGTACTCGTCGAACGACCCCTGCGCCTCGCCGGGCGGGTCGAACGACAGCTTCCCGTTGGGGTGGAAGTAGAGCTGCTTCGCCTGCACGTGCTTCGGCGGCCATTCGGCGAACTGCCGCCACACGTTGGTTCCGGTCTCGAACATGTAGGCCTCCGGCAGCCGCGCGTCGCCGTTGCCCTTCAGGTACTGCTCGAAGAACGGATAGATGATCTGCTCGCGCCAGAACTCGCCCGTGTTCGAGGCGAACGGCACGCGCCCCAGGCTGGCGCCAGGCCAGCGCGCCCACCCGCCGTGGACCCACGGGCCGACGACGAGCGCGTTGAAGATGCCTGGGCTCTGCTGTTCGATGGCGCGGTACGTCTTGAAAGGCCCGCTCAGATCTTCCGCGTCGAACCATCCCCCGACGGTCAGCACCGCGCACTTCACGCCGTGCATGTGGCGCGACAGGTTACGGGCCTGCCAGTACGCATCGTAGGTCGAATGATGCACCTGATCCTGGAAGAGCCAGTTGGGAGGCGCGAAGAGCGCATCGAGCTTTGACAGCGGCACGGCGTGATCGAGGAAGAACCGGTATCCGTCGGTTGTCCCGTAGTCGAACGGCGTGTTGGCCTTGGGCGGAAGCGTGGGCTCGCCGCCCGCACTCCTGCAGGGGGGCATGCTGCATGGCACCGGGTCGCGCGGCCGGAACGACGTATAGAACCCGAAGTTCGCGGCCAGCTGAAACGCGCCTCCGTGGTACCCATCGTCGGTGAAGAACAGGTCTGTCATCGGCGCTTCGGGCGAGGCGGCTCGGATGGCCGGATGCGAGTCGATGATGCTGGCGGCCGTGAAGAACCCCGGATACGAGATACCCCAGATCCCCACCTTGCCGTTGTTGTTCGGCACGTTCTTCAGCAGCCACTCCACCGTGTCGTACGTGTCGGTGCT
This window harbors:
- a CDS encoding CocE/NonD family hydrolase — encoded protein: MAASTVAIQSQQAPGFDVRAHYTKYEARIPMRDGKRLFTSIYVPKDASRAYPFLMTRTPYTVGPYGADSYKPRLGPSESFDRAGYIFVFQDVRGRYMSEGAFVEMRPHIDAPGGNQDVDESTDTYDTVEWLLKNVPNNNGKVGIWGISYPGFFTAASIIDSHPAIRAASPEAPMTDLFFTDDGYHGGAFQLAANFGFYTSFRPRDPVPCSMPPCRSAGGEPTLPPKANTPFDYGTTDGYRFFLDHAVPLSKLDALFAPPNWLFQDQVHHSTYDAYWQARNLSRHMHGVKCAVLTVGGWFDAEDLSGPFKTYRAIEQQSPGIFNALVVGPWVHGGWARWPGASLGRVPFASNTGEFWREQIIYPFFEQYLKGNGDARLPEAYMFETGTNVWRQFAEWPPKHVQAKQLYFHPNGKLSFDPPGEAQGSFDEYVSDPAHPVPFIPYTSVGRTEQEYMVADQRSFARRPDVLVYQTEPLDEDVTIAGPISAKLRVSTSGTDSDFVVKLVDVFPDDYPEPEASAARPTDVAVPTERMAGYQMLVRGEPMRAKFRNSWEKPEAMTPGKVEAVNVDMPDVLHTFRRGHRIMVQVQSSWFPLADLNPQTFVDIPNAKASDFKKATERVYHDKAEPSAVVLGILGK